The DNA segment ACCTGGTCTCTGGTGCAACCCAGACCCTGGCGGCAGGTGCCAATATCGTTGACGGCCTGGATATCAATATCAATGCCGCCGGCGCCATCACCGGTGATACCTTTTTGATTCAACCGACCCGTACCGCTTCACAGGATCTCAATCTGCTGATCAGCGATGTGCGGCGGCTGGCGGCTGCCGGTCCCGTGCAGGTGCAGCCTGCGGTGGATGGCAACGGCAATCCCCTGAATAGCGGCGACGCCCGTATTACCCAACCGGGCAACAGCTCCATGACCGGCCTGCCCCTGGTGGGCGGCGATATCCAGCTGGTGTACGACGACCAGGGTGGAGCCACCAGCGGCTTCGAGGTCTACTATCCCGGATCGACACCCGGTGTGGACCCGTTCGACGATTTCATCGTTTACGATAATCTCAATACGTCGACGATTGCCGGTACCAACGTGCCGAGTGCCCAATTTGCCTTATATGGCGATATCAGTTTCTCCATTGCCGGGGTGCCCGCCGATGGTGACAGCTTCACCATCAGCAACAATACCAATGGCAGCAGTGACAATCGCAACGCCCTCTCCCTGGACGGCCTGCAGAACCAGAACCTATTGCTGGGTGGAACGGCCAGCTTCGATGCCACCTATATCCAGATGGTCTCGGATGTGGGATCGAAAACCCGCCACGCGGAACTGAACCTGGGGGCCCAGGAGAGTCTGCTGGTCCGTTCGCAGGAGGCGATGGCGGAGATCTCGGGTGTCAACCTGGATGAAGAGGCAGCCAAGCTGATTCAGTTTCAGCAGGCCTATCAGGCATCAGCCCAGGTGATCTCCGTTGCCGGGACCCTGTTCGACACCCTATTAGGCGCAGTCAGGAGGTAATGGTATGGCACGCGTTTCCACATCCATGCTGTTCGACCGTGGTATCAATAGCATGCTGCAACGCCAGTCCGAGGTCAGCAGGGCGCAGATGCAGATCTCCACCGGCAAACGCATTTTGACCCCCAAGGATGATCCGCCCGGTGCCGCCTATGTGCTCGACCTGCGGACCTCCATTACCCAGGTTGAACAGTATCAGAACAATGCCGACCGGGCCCAGTCCCGGCTCGAGCTGCAGGAAGCGACGCTGAGGGGCGTGGATAACCTGTTGCCACGCATCATGGAGTTGGCCATACAGGGACAGAGCGATACCTATTCCCCTGCCGCTCGCCAGGCCATCGGCCAAGAGTTGCGCCAGCTCAATGATGAGCTGATGGCATTGGCCAATACCCGGGACAGTGACGGTGAATATATCTTCGCCGGTTATGATGCCGACAGCCTGCCATTCGACAATCCCGCGGACGGTGTCTTCGCCTACAGCGGCGACATGGGCACCAGGACCCTGCAGATCTCGGCCACCCGGCAGGTTCAGGATCGGGAAAACGGTTACGATGTGTTCATGAATGTTGAAACCGCCGCGGGCGGGAGACGCAATATCTTCGAAACCGTGCATGGCATTATCGCCGGCATGGAGGCGGATGCCCCGAACAGCGTGTTCATGGAGGATCTGCAGCTGGCTCAGGAACACATGGTCACGGTCAGGGCGCGGGGCGGCGCACGTCTCAACACCATTGATGAACAGCGCTACATCAACGAGGACTTCATCTTCACCATGGAGAGCGCACTCTCCGAAACCGAAGACCTGGATATCGCAGAGGCGATCAGTCGTTTCGAACAGGATCTGGTGGCCTTGCAAGCGGCGCAACAGACCTTCAACATGGTGCAGGGTCTTTCACTCTTCAACTATCTCTAGTACTCCGTCAACACAACAACGCGGATGGCTGCTTATCGGCTCGCCCTCCGGGAGCCCACCCAAACGGCCAAGGCGGCGTTGCACTCCTTGGAAAGGGTGCGCCATTCCCTGCGGACTGCGCCTTGCCTTGGCCGTTTGGGTGGGCTCTGCATCCATCATTATCATGTTGACGGAGTACTAATCTGGGAGGCTGCAGATCGAACCCCTGGCCTGATTCAGATAGGGCATTGGGATCGAATCCATAGCACCTGTTATTGGGCGGTAGCCTGGTGTCCCATCTTGACTGGATAACCGCACGTGCCGATTGGCGTGCCCGCAGTGGAACGCACGGGAAGCTAAGGCATAGGATCTAGTTTCCTCCTGAAGTCTTCTCGGCGATCTAAAAAAACATCAGTATAAACAATGACTAATTTTATCCGGTAGGGTTTAGGGCCTGGCCCTGCGAAGGGGGAATCGGGTTAAAGTTCCCGCCTTGTGGGCCGCTACAAATATCGGAGGCGGTAAATACCAAACTTGTTGGTATATCCGCTAAATGCAAATCACCGACGATAGAGCGCTTAGACAGATGCCATCGTCGGTTCGATAGAGGAATTAAAAAATGGCAATCACAGTCAACACTAATGTGTTCTCCCTTGCGGCACAGAAGAACCTAGGTCGCACCCAATCCAACCTTGAAACCGCAGTCCAGCGTCTCTCCTCCGGCTTGCGTATCAACATGGCGAAAGACGATGCCGCCGGCCTCGCTATCGCACAGCTGCAAACCGGTCAGGCACGGGGCATGACCGTCGCTCAGCGTAACATCGCAGACGGCATCTCCTATCTGAGTGTGGCAGACGCTACCCTGCAGACCGTCAGTGACATGATGCAACGTCAGCGCGAACTCGCCGTGCAACACGCCAGTGGTCTCTACACCGCAGCCCAGCAGGGTTATATGACAACTGAGTTCGCCGCCCTGACAACTGAGATCACGGACGCATTGGCTCGCGCAACCTTCAACGGCACAGCAGTGTTCGGTGGCGGTGGTGCGATTCAGGTCGGCGCCAACGCCGGTCAGACCATCACTGTCTCCTCAGCATCACCCGCTCACACCGCTGCCATCACCAGTATCGCCTCGGTGGACACGGACCTCAATGCCGTGGCAGCCGAACTGGCTAACGTCGGTAGTCTGCAGAGCCGTCTGTCATCGGCTTCTCGCGTAGCCGCTTCCATCGAAGAGGCACAATATGCGGCAGCCGGACGGGTCATGGATGCGGACTTCGCTCGTGAAACCGCTAGAATGACCAGTGCTCAGGTCGTGCAGCAGGCTGGCGTGGCCGCCTTGGCGCAGGCCAACTCACTGCCACAGCTGGCACTGGGTCTGCTCAGTTAAGCATGACCGTGGGGGTGGCACAGTGAGCCGCCCCCATGATTAACCCTCAAATGGATAGGGTGTGATCATGTCAAACGTAATCAACAATTTAGCCAATGAGTATGGCTACAAACGTGAGGTCTCCAAGACTGCTGCGACTCCTGCTGTGCAAGTTCAGACTCCCTCAGTAGAGGGGGAAAAGAAACCGGCAGCGGAAATTGAGCAAGCATTGGTTATCGACAGCAAAGAACTGGCGCTGAATGTCGAAAACCTGACGCAAATGGTCAATCGGAATCTCGAGTTCAGCATCGATCAGGAAACCGGCACCCAGGTTATACGGGTGGTCGACTCCGAAACCGGTGAATTGGTCAGGCAGATACCTCCGGAACAGGTTTTGCATGTTATTTCCCATATCGAGGAGATGCAGGACGAGCTGTTACCGGGCGTCTTGCTGGATGACAAGGTTTAAACGTCGTACTCATACTACTGGTGAGGCTTAGCTTATCATGGCAATCGGCTTTTCAGGCATCGGTTCAGGAAACGATTGGAATACCATTATCAATCAGCTGTTGCAGATCGAGTCTCGACCGCTTAATCAATTGCGCTCCCGTGAGCAGGAGATCGATCAGCAGATCAGTGACTATGGACTGATCAAGAGCGCTATCGACACCTTCAAGAGCAGCGTGGAAGAGCTGACCACCGCTACCGGTCTGGCGGCATTTTCCACCAGCACCAGTGACGAATCCGTAGTGACCGTCAGCGCCGATGAAAACGCCGCGGTGTCGAGTTATGACATCGTTGTGGATCACCTGGCGAGCGGGGATAAGCTGGCCTCTTCCGCTTATGCGGACAGTAACACAGCAGTCGGTACAGGTACCTTGTCGATCACTGTC comes from the Candidatus Thiodiazotropha sp. CDECU1 genome and includes:
- a CDS encoding flagellar protein FlaG, giving the protein MSNVINNLANEYGYKREVSKTAATPAVQVQTPSVEGEKKPAAEIEQALVIDSKELALNVENLTQMVNRNLEFSIDQETGTQVIRVVDSETGELVRQIPPEQVLHVISHIEEMQDELLPGVLLDDKV
- a CDS encoding flagellin N-terminal helical domain-containing protein, translating into MAITVNTNVFSLAAQKNLGRTQSNLETAVQRLSSGLRINMAKDDAAGLAIAQLQTGQARGMTVAQRNIADGISYLSVADATLQTVSDMMQRQRELAVQHASGLYTAAQQGYMTTEFAALTTEITDALARATFNGTAVFGGGGAIQVGANAGQTITVSSASPAHTAAITSIASVDTDLNAVAAELANVGSLQSRLSSASRVAASIEEAQYAAAGRVMDADFARETARMTSAQVVQQAGVAALAQANSLPQLALGLLS
- the flgL gene encoding flagellar hook-associated protein FlgL — encoded protein: MARVSTSMLFDRGINSMLQRQSEVSRAQMQISTGKRILTPKDDPPGAAYVLDLRTSITQVEQYQNNADRAQSRLELQEATLRGVDNLLPRIMELAIQGQSDTYSPAARQAIGQELRQLNDELMALANTRDSDGEYIFAGYDADSLPFDNPADGVFAYSGDMGTRTLQISATRQVQDRENGYDVFMNVETAAGGRRNIFETVHGIIAGMEADAPNSVFMEDLQLAQEHMVTVRARGGARLNTIDEQRYINEDFIFTMESALSETEDLDIAEAISRFEQDLVALQAAQQTFNMVQGLSLFNYL